The following nucleotide sequence is from Podospora bellae-mahoneyi strain CBS 112042 chromosome 1 map unlocalized CBS112042p_1, whole genome shotgun sequence.
AAGGGGTACAGATGTTGGGTGGATGAAGGGTTAACCTACTGCCTGCAGAAACAGAGATTCCAGCGCCCGCAATCAccacaatcttcttcttctttctcagGGCTGTCAACAGCCTCTGGAGATTCTCTTGGTCCTCATTGTCATAATTCTCCAGGTCGACATACTCGGTTGTGCGGGGCCGAGGGGCTGCGACGCGACGGCgcttggttggtgggggacCGTCTGTCCGCACCTGGATCTCTCCCGAAAGGTCTGGCATGTCGTATGACTTCCGTGGAGTTGCGCTGCCCGAGGTAGTTGCGCTAGCACTCGGTGATGGGTATCGATTGGAAACATCCATGGTGGGTGaagggggcgagggagacTGTGAAAGGACCGAGAGAGGGGACGATGGAGGGGACGCTGTTGAGCGTCTGGGAAACGCCATGGTGGCGGTCTAAGTTGGCGTCAGAGCGAAAGAGAACCCAACAGTCTGTCAATGGTGTGGCTGGAGCAGAGTTTGTGGGTTTCGCAGGACCCTCGGGGTGAGAGGAGCAAGACGAGCGGAGGGCGGTCGGTGTTGGCCAAGTGTTGGTTATATCATGACGAGATGCCAAAGCCCAGTGTGTAGAAAAAGGTTTTCCCCCAGGGTTGGGCGGATAATAGCAGGTCGCGTGGACAGTAGGTGAAAAGGCGCGCTCGGTGGACCGTGGTTCACGCGTCGTTGGGTGAAATGGGACAAAATGAGGGTGGTTGAGTGCCTGAGGCTTGGAATTACCCACGGCTGGGCATTGTTCGAGGTTGACGTTCGTTCTTTGCTGGGGCGCAGAAAGCGCAGAAAGGGGAGGATGCGAGTTTGCGACTGGCGGCAGATGCAGGCCGTGACAGCCAAGCAAAAGCCCCAGAAAATACCGCTCCCCTGGCACCTACGATCCACTGTGCGTTCATCGGGGCAACGGTTAGAGGTATCCATCCACATGTATGTAGATCCAGGGATGTCTTAGGTATCGGATGCCCACCTTAGGTATCTCGTATTATGGAcgagaagagagaaaggaCTCTTGGAGCAGTTGTAGTTATTTAGGCCCAACCAAGGCTCTTCAACTATGGCCTTTCACCTCGACACTTTTGTGGACGTGCCCACGATGGCTCGGGCTATGGTTTTGGGCACTGAAGTGGCCCGTGCGAGGCTCAGGATGTTTAAGAACCAAATTCCTCAGGTAAGAAGGTCACCAGCACTTTGATGCTTGGTTGGGCCAACCCATCATCTTCTGGCGATCTTGCTCTCCTGATCCATACATTTAGGGCGGGCAGGTAGTTTTCCGAGCTGTGACTACCCGAAAAGCTTCTAGAGATTCAGCGATGTCAAATAGGACAAAATGTGAGGATAGCTCATCCTGACTACCCAGAAGCAAGATGACGTGCGTGTGCTGCGTGGGTACAAAGGTATGTATGTACCTTAGCTGGGTGGGCGACCTAGCGTTGCTTGGAAACCAGTCAGCTTGGCATGCAGCACTTGCAAGGGGCGGTGGGCTGGCAGCCACAACGTGTGGCTTTGTTCCCTTCAGCCTGCCAGGTTCCATTCACTTCACTCCGGGTGCGTTCTCTCAGTGGCTCTACGAGGTGTACGCAGTACATGCTGCAAGCCGCCACAGCACACCACTCAGTAAGTATCTATGAGAagccatcttcatctttgcAGCCGCGTAGAACAAGACGATCATCAgcatccatcatcaacttccaTCAGTGTTCCATAAGCTCCATCATAGATACTGAAGTCCATCATCGCGCCAATACCATTTCAGTCACTGCTGCTTCACTTCATACACACCTAGCAAGTGGGACCTTCAACATAAAtacagcagcagcttttTTTTCACGGTAATTCCATAGTCCGAAACACTCTCAAGCACACGTGAACCCAAAGCTCATTATCGTATCAGAACAGACTTGCCAAGGTAACCCACCAAAACGGTCGACGGCGTCGAGTTTGAAGCTTTCCCAACAAGCCCAGGGCGGCGGCCCACATCATGAGTGCCCATGACATGTCCCTCCTGGGCGGGGAATCCATAAGCATCGACTCTGGAATCCAGGTGATGCAGAGCATTCAAGGCATGGACGGTGCCATGGCTCTCGATGATGTCGACCTCTTCGGAGATTCTGTTATGGACAATGCTCTGGGTACCCTGCCCCTGACCTCTCGCCCTCTTCCAAGTAAGCAGCTTCAGCAGCGGCTGGACCAACTCCGAGCCCGTGGTTGCTGTCAGGGAATCGCTTGGGGCCGCTTGGGGAACATAGCCTGCGTCTCCAAAGATGGCATGTCGGTTGACATTCGCTACATGCGTTGCAATCCCGAGAACGGTGAATGGGATATGAATGATCCAAGCTCTTCTGCCACCATTTCACTGGTTCATGGTCCGCCCTCGTTCATCTCGCTGCCTTCTGCCGGCGCCCCCATAGTCCACGTCGCCTGGTCCCCTACCACGCATATGGCTGACTTGGCCGTCATTGATGCTCTCGGCCGCATCAgcattctcttcttcccattGCAGATCAACAGACCCTATCCTATGAGAAAATGGGATTCCGATCCTGTGGATGACCTCCACAGCGTCGTCGGTTGTCACTGGTTACCAATCGGTAACGCAGCAAGTCAGAGCCGAGGGGTATGCCGTTCTCTTTCAGGACCACATGTTTGGCAGTCTTGCTTACACTCGATAGTTTCTCACACAATGCAGTGGTGCACACTGGGCAGGGTCCGAATACAAATACAACCACATAGCTCAGCCGGCTTTTGGGCCGTCACATCCTCACCCTGGAAGGAGCGCGCTGGTGTGTGTTACCACAAATGGTCTTCTGAGGCTGTTCTATCAAATTAGCAGCCGGCATGAGGAAACAGCTCTCGAGCTCGAGAGTGTGACGGCCGCCGATGATCTCATCACGCACGCCTCTTTCTGCTGTGATAAACGTAAGACCCCGCCAGACTCGAAATGTGTTGCAGCAGAACTAATCTTTTTGGTCAGCAAACACCCTTCTCATAGCTCTCGCTACGGCGTCGAAGCAGCTGAGGGTAGTGCGTGTTGGTGTGAACTGGGGGAATCCCCCAAGTGATAAGCAGGTGCACCCAGGCAGTATACAATTAAGACCATCGATGAAAGAGGTGCATGTAGCCACCACCAGTTGGCTACAACATGGCCCGAGCGAGTCGACTCTAGACTTTTCCATGTCACAGCTCTCTCACCTCCTAGTACTCCCGTCTTTCATGGAGACCAGTAACCCTCCAACCTTCGCCCCAGCAGTTGTTGTCACGGTGAGATCATATCTGCCAAACGAAACCTCGCCCTACGATCAGGAAACCCAGAGCATCATCGATCGCTGGGAGGTTCTGAACGATCAAGCCCAAGCACCACATCCCGCGTTTGAGCAGCTGGGTCCCCGGAACGGTGCTGGAGCTGCCCCCCCGGTAAGTTTCTATGAACTTGGATGATACGAAAGCCGCAGCTAATGGGTAAATCAGACCATGACTAGGTTGCGGAAGCTGGAGCCAGTCACAATCCCCAAAGTGGTCATCTCGATGCAAACGACCACCATACAGCTGGGAAGAGTCGTTTGCTTCACCTTTAGCGACGGCACCGTTCAGTACCGTGACAGGTTCACCATGACTGAACTTTACAACGAGCACAACACCGAGAACATCAACAGCCCTCACCAGGTTGGGTTCCAGTTTGACGATCCGACGCCCTGTAAGTCCTCCATACTAGTGTGTTTGCAGGTACTAGCTCCATGGTGACTAATTTTCCCACTGTTCAGGTCTTCAGGTCGCTTTCTCTCCGAGCAACTTTGCATTCGTTCAAGTGTGTGAGGATAACACATTGAAGCTGAGAAAACTCCATTATACAATGGGTGATTTAGGTTCCCTTCAAGACGGTTAGTGTGGTGATGCTTCCTTCGGCCCATGTGAGAGACCCCCAACTAAATCTGTGATCTAGTCCAAGCAAGGGCTGTTCTGGCATCTCTCACAATGCCCATCTCTTTTGCCTGGCAACAGCAAATGACCTTTGATGACATCCTGGCGGTTGTTCGTCCCTTGACCCAGCATCCGAGTAAGTTCACCCCCTGGAAGGGTTGGTCACGCCTGGATCTAACAAAAGTTCCATTTCAGAGTTCACAAATGCCTTGTTTAAGGAAATCATAACTCTGCTTCGGACTGTGGTCGACTACTCGgaagaacagcagcagcttgtcGACACACTCATCCGGAACAACCAGCTGCAGTCCTGTCTGAGCCTTCTAAACCACTTTGGCTTCAATGGGAACTTTGAAGCCAGGTCTTTCCACGGAAAGTTCGCCTCGGTCGCCCTCAACCTGAGAAACATCATTGTTCTCATTGTGCTTGCGAACCACAGCCCACAAAAGTCCAACGGGGTCCTGAACCCGCTCGATGAATCAGAGGTGGTCGAGACTCTTGTCGGGTGCGCAGAATGGGCCGTTAGCTTGTTCTCGTGGCTCATCGACTCGCTCTTCAACCTGCTCGACGACCCCGAGTTCATGGCGCTCCTTTCCGACCAGAGACGATTCCAGGAACTGGCGAGCTACCTCCATACCCGCAACGACGTCTCGGTCTATCTTCTCCTCTGCTCATCAACACGCAGCTTGCTCCAGGTTGCCTGCCGTCGGGTCGCGGGCTTGGAGGAAATCAGCAGCCGCGCGCTCACGTACTACAAGACTCACAGCGTGACTGAGACAGGGGCTGCTCTTCACCATGCCTATCAGAGGATGTACCgcaccagctccagcagcccGGTTAAACCCCAGGATTTTGAACGCCTCTTGAGCACCCTCGGCAGGGACATTTCCACTGCCTATCAAAGAACGCTCACGGCGATGGCCAAGTCCAAGGACCAGACCCAGCCCGGGGCCacggagcagcagcagcagcaggcccAGCAGCGGGTGGAGCTTTTTGTAAAGTCGGCGCAGA
It contains:
- the sin4 gene encoding Mediator of RNA polymerase II transcription subunit 16 (EggNog:ENOG503NVYT; COG:S), with amino-acid sequence MSAHDMSLLGGESISIDSGIQVMQSIQGMDGAMALDDVDLFGDSVMDNALGTLPLTSRPLPSKQLQQRLDQLRARGCCQGIAWGRLGNIACVSKDGMSVDIRYMRCNPENGEWDMNDPSSSATISLVHGPPSFISLPSAGAPIVHVAWSPTTHMADLAVIDALGRISILFFPLQINRPYPMRKWDSDPVDDLHSVVGCHWLPIGNAASQSRGFLTQCSGAHWAGSEYKYNHIAQPAFGPSHPHPGRSALVCVTTNGLLRLFYQISSRHEETALELESVTAADDLITHASFCCDKPLATASKQLRVVRVGVNWGNPPSDKQVHPGSIQLRPSMKEVHVATTSWLQHGPSESTLDFSMSQLSHLLVLPSFMETSNPPTFAPAVVVTVRSYLPNETSPYDQETQSIIDRWEVLNDQAQAPHPAFEQLGPRNGAGAAPPTMTRLRKLEPVTIPKVVISMQTTTIQLGRVVCFTFSDGTVQYRDRFTMTELYNEHNTENINSPHQVGFQFDDPTPCLQVAFSPSNFAFVQVCEDNTLKLRKLHYTMGDLGSLQDVQARAVLASLTMPISFAWQQQMTFDDILAVVRPLTQHPKFTNALFKEIITLLRTVVDYSEEQQQLVDTLIRNNQLQSCLSLLNHFGFNGNFEARSFHGKFASVALNLRNIIVLIVLANHSPQKSNGVLNPLDESEVVETLVGCAEWAVSLFSWLIDSLFNLLDDPEFMALLSDQRRFQELASYLHTRNDVSVYLLLCSSTRSLLQVACRRVAGLEEISSRALTYYKTHSVTETGAALHHAYQRMYRTSSSSPVKPQDFERLLSTLGRDISTAYQRTLTAMAKSKDQTQPGATEQQQQQAQQRVELFVKSAQNRWELEMLSGANPPNIFRGVLARLFTSTLTTFKALTDPAKLYFANYDLLEVNDDAKTLRARKKAGKYVDVFKRVELVAGQQQQNTQSFPPAAVTNTAQGKGGGGENVKTEAGVGGAAGVKLGGTPSLTLGLAGGGGGGSAGAGNGANGGAAVAMTQVHSPRDEGAGGAGGGHAIRWRRCVRCASVMEDIMNQRPGFTYVLAQQRKCCCGGAWALVAKGALG